One Phenylobacterium hankyongense DNA segment encodes these proteins:
- a CDS encoding MaoC family dehydratase, with translation MKTAQGERLPVQGFYFDELSLGQSAELSREVGAADIEAFAAVSGDVNPVHLDEDYARTTSFGGRIAHGMLSAAYISAVLGTRMPGPGAIYLSQSLRFRRPVKIGDLVTARVTVKALDDKRGHATLETVCVVNGKTVVDGEAVVMIPRRAA, from the coding sequence ATGAAAACCGCGCAAGGGGAGCGGCTGCCGGTGCAGGGTTTCTATTTCGACGAACTGAGCCTGGGCCAGAGCGCGGAGCTGAGCCGCGAGGTGGGCGCTGCGGACATCGAGGCCTTCGCCGCCGTCTCCGGCGACGTCAACCCGGTGCACCTGGACGAGGATTACGCGCGGACCACCAGCTTCGGCGGGCGGATCGCCCACGGCATGCTCTCGGCCGCCTACATCTCCGCGGTCCTCGGGACCCGGATGCCCGGCCCCGGGGCCATCTACCTCAGCCAGTCCCTGCGCTTCCGCCGGCCGGTGAAGATCGGCGACCTGGTGACCGCGCGGGTGACGGTGAAGGCGCTGGACGACAAGCGCGGCCACGCCACGCTGGAGACCGTATGCGTCGTCAACGGCAAGACCGTCGTGGATGGCGAGGCCGTGGTCATGATCCCGCGTCGGGCCGCATGA